The Penicillium digitatum chromosome 6, complete sequence genome contains the following window.
ATTCATACCTAGACATACAATTTAACAATGATCTACATGTATTTTAAGATGCTTGTATTGTTGTCAATCAATGACATCTTCAGTGATCATGTATAGCTCATTTCAAGAGGTATCTGAATGCTGTCTATGTACATCGCGTTCCACAATTTGCAATCGTCACTCGGAAATATATTAAAGAAAATTGAATCACTGCTTCTCGTCCACCGACGCAGAGATCGCATCCACTTCGCTGCGGATCTCATCCAGTCTATGGAAGCCCTCTTCAATCACCCATCGCTGGCCTTGGGGATTGTGCAACACGTGGCAACTGGCACCAACCACTAACAACCCCGGTGGTCGCGATCCTGCCTCTTCAAAGGCCAGGCAGATGTTCTCCAAAGTCGAGCGAATGACACGCTGATCAGGACACGACGCTCGCTCAACAATTGCACAGGGCGTCTCCTTAGGCCAGAGTTTACGTGTTTGCGAACCTGTGTCTTCCGCAGGGAATGTAGTGAGGGAGTCCACAAGAGCAGAAAGTCGGTGAAGAGCCATGAGGAAAACAACAGTCTGAGTAGGGACATAGGTGGGAGGGTTTGGAGCAGCCCCCTTTCTGCCGGTTCCTGTGCACACAAGGACTTGGTCGGAGACGCCGCGATGAGTTGCTGGGATATCGGCGAAGAGGGACGCGCTCATGGCGCTGGTGATACCGGGCAACACAACCGGGGAATAGCCCTCTTTTCTAAAAAACTCGAACTCTTCCGCTCCACGTCCATAGAGATATGGGTCTCCCTGTTTCAAGCGAAGGACTTGCCGTCCCTGCTTCAAAGCTGCCAGACCCATCACGAGGAACTCTTCCTGCGCCTGGTCTGCGTTGCCTGGGAACTTGCGTGCGATGTGCACTTCCGTCCGGCGAGGGATCAAGTCTAGGACTGGAGCGGGTACGAGCTTGTCTGCGAGAATGATATCAGCATTGTGGATTGCCTGGTAAGTGGCGCGGGTGAGCAAGTCTGGGTGACCGGGGCCAGAGCCTGCGAGGACGATCTTCCCCTTCTTTGAGGAGGTTTCAAGGCCGTTTGTGCCATTTATGGTAGCACTGCCAGATGTGTAGGCCTTCAGGATGGCATTGATATCGGCATCGGTGATAGAAACAAGCTTTCGGAGAGGCCAGTATTCACAGATCTGAGATAGCCAACGCACCCTTCTTGTTTTCGCGGCGGCAGCATCGCTTCCTGTGACCAAGTTGTTGAAAGTGTGTTTTTGGCCTGTACTGTCGTCATCCTCTCTGTCGAATATGCCTTCTACTAGTCCAGCGGTATTGTCCTCTTCCCACAGCCGCCTCCGCACAGCACCAAGTCTGTCGATGGCTGTTCCAAGGTTTGGGGGTAGGAAAGCAGCAATCTCCCTCCGCAGTCGGGATGCAAGCTTGCACCCTCGACCGGAAGTGGTGATTCCAATGTGAAGGGGTCCGTCTGAGTAGGTGGAAAGCAGGGTGAAGGAGCATAGTTCGGGGGCATCTGATACGTTCACTGGGATTCTGAGGCGCCGACAGAGCTTTGATATGTGTGTGCCTAGTAGGAAATGTGAGTAAGAGTGGGCTAGGAACAGTATAAGCAGGTCATACTTGATGAGTTTTTGCTACCCAATgtaacaaaaaccaagtcCACAATGTGATCAACTTCTTCTCTACCTAGACTTGTCAAATCCTTATCTTGAAACTCATGACGAATCCACTGGGCAGAGCCATTGGCAATGTGTTCAGATAAAGTGAAATGCATCTCATCGGTCTCCGGCGCAACGATGATCGGCGTTGCGCCGACCTCGAGACTCTTCGCACATCGAGCGGCGGCAAGAGGATTTGAACCGACAATCAAATGGACTTGTGATTCGGTATTCCACGCAGCCATCAATGGCGCGGGTGAGCTGGGATCGGATGAGGCGTCCTTCATGGTAAAGTATAGTAGAATGAAATGTCAAGCCCCGCCAACGACGCTATCAGCATAGAATATGCCGAGTTCGGAGCGGTAAAAGAGCTCAAATTGCGAGATACTCTGGAGCTCCAAGTTTTCAAAGGAATTGGAGCTCGTTTCCAACAAATAGAGCACCCAATGAAGTGACTTTCTAGACTTCCGCGGAGAAAGCGCGAATCTCAAGTCTGAGCAAAGGGCCTATCACGATTGGTGATAACGGGCGATAAGGATCTCGAAGTGGGGGATGGTCCTGGCACTATTGACAGGAAACCCTAAGATTCGGTTTGAGGATGGACGACTCAGACAAAGATCCTTGGGGTTATCCTTATACCATTGACTCATATAGAGCAAATATAGCAGACAAACAACTCTTCCCAGAATTTTCTATACATCTGGATCGCCCAAAACGGCTAAAGGCAATTGCGTGCTTGTTTCCACGTGACTTCAAATGCCGGGGAAGAAAGGCCGAAAGTAGCTTAGTGGGCTGTGCAAGTAAGGACGGGTGCGTGGTCTTTAACGTTCTGGTCTCGACGTCGGACTTGGAAATTTGACTTGGCTCAAAATAATGTTGGGGTCAGATCCAAGGGCAGCAGAACGATGTCTTTTCAGATGTCTTGCCTGCTTCATAGTAATAACTAGAAAGATGATAACTATTCACAACAAAAAGCACACCAATGGCGGAAAGCTCACATCCTGCCTATAGAAACAACTTTTCTATTAACAGCACCCATGGACGATAGCCTTTAACATTCTTACTCTTCCGTGCCAACGCTCCTTCTGCGACTCTTCAACGTTATTTCCTACGCTACGAATGAAGCTACATACGACTACGACACTTCACACTTCACAATTCCGTTCCACTCCCACCGGCAATTACCACATCATGCTCTACGGGTccaacttcttcttctcgtcaGCCTGATTTGTTTGTGACCCCTGTCACTGGAGTTGAGCGCGATGAAGTGAATGAAGTGAATGAAGTTATGAATAGTCAGATCCATGGATGCTCCCATTCGAGTCTCTACGGCAATTTTTTCAGCTGCTGTTCGTGTCCATACTACGATTTaaaatcctttttttttaaaaaaaaaaaacttggtCAAGTCAACTGCTATCGTGGTTTCCCCGTCAAAATGGATTTCAACCCCAAGAGTTGCCCTTGAATGTGTCGTACGCTGTTGGCACAAAGGTGACCATGTGGTCTAGAAAATTTGAGATGAAGAAGGGCCATGGACTTGGTGGTAGATGGCCCTTTGAGTCACGGTGAGAGGACTTGGTCTGCTTTGCGTCAACAGTGTACAACACATTCAATGGCGAACAGCGGAACGAGAAGGCCCTCTCACATGTCAACGGGAAAACTTCGATCAACTGGCCTGGGTGCATGTTGGAGACGAAAATAGAGTCCCGGGCCCATTTCCAGCAACCAGTTGGGCAATTGATGGGAGCGACCCTAGAAGGACATTTTAGTCAGCAGGTGTTTCTCAGACATCAAGTCTACGAGGAACAAACTACCGGCACCCCGAGACATTCGACTCCAAAATTGGCATTTTCGCTATCAAAACACACACGCCGCCACCCGAAGAATCAGCGGGTGCATGAAGGGGGCTTGAAAGAGCTATTCTCACATGTGGTGGAGTGAAaatcaatgtcaatggcttCTGACTACAGCCGAAAAATGTACATCTCACAATTTCAACACGACGTTCGATCAGCATACAT
Protein-coding sequences here:
- a CDS encoding Siroheme synthase, putative, producing MKDASSDPSSPAPLMAAWNTESQVHLIVGSNPLAAARCAKSLEVGATPIIVAPETDEMHFTLSEHIANGSAQWIRHEFQDKDLTSLGREEVDHIVDLVFVTLGSKNSSSTHISKLCRRLRIPVNVSDAPELCSFTLLSTYSDGPLHIGITTSGRGCKLASRLRREIAAFLPPNLGTAIDRLGAVRRRLWEEDNTAGLVEGIFDREDDDSTGQKHTFNNLVTGSDAAAAKTRRVRWLSQICEYWPLRKLVSITDADINAILKAYTSGSATINGTNGLETSSKKGKIVLAGSGPGHPDLLTRATYQAIHNADIILADKLVPAPVLDLIPRRTEVHIARKFPGNADQAQEEFLVMGLAALKQGRQVLRLKQGDPYLYGRGAEEFEFFRKEGYSPVVLPGITSAMSASLFADIPATHRGVSDQVLVCTGTGRKGAAPNPPTYVPTQTVVFLMALHRLSALVDSLTTFPAEDTGSQTRKLWPKETPCAIVERASCPDQRVIRSTLENICLAFEEAGSRPPGLLVVGASCHVLHNPQGQRWVIEEGFHRLDEIRSEVDAISASVDEKQ